A genomic window from Chrysoperla carnea chromosome 3, inChrCarn1.1, whole genome shotgun sequence includes:
- the LOC123296124 gene encoding interaptin-like — protein sequence METVKNLTGQLRVQISEIEVLKHNIEKEMKENLQINERKSRIENDYTNTTKQIAAEEERLQTLSAELNNQRMIIKFTEGDLNQANTANQEREFELNQIIKDIEKQTLLKVSLEDEIMNHLDECDTNDKAAAHLSKFVRQLKEKCRQLEIKMLNAENTDAKLLVEIEQLKGSNTANID from the exons aAATTTGACCGGACAATTGCGTGTTCAAATATCCGAAATTGAAGTACTGAAACATAATATCGAAaaagaaatgaaagaaaatttacaaataaatgaacGAAAATCACGTATTGAAAATGATTATACCAATACAACAAAACAAATTGCTGCGGAGGAAGAAAGATTGCAAACATTATCCGcagaattaaataatcaaagaatgattattaaatttacagaaGGGGATCTAAATCAAGCGAACACT gcAAATCAAGAACGTGAATTTGAAttgaatcaaattataaaagacaTTGAAAAACAAACGCTTTTAAAAGTAAGCCTTGAAGATGAAATCATGAATCATTTGGATGAATGTGATACAAATGATAAGGCCGCTGCGCATTTAAGTAAATTTGTTCGTCAATTGAAAGAAAAGTGTCGACAATta gaaataaaaatgttaaacgcTGAAAATACAGATGCGAAACTGTTAGTTGAAATAGAACAATTAAAAGGCTCCAATACGGCAAACATTGA ttaa
- the LOC123296732 gene encoding synaptogyrin: MEGAGAYGGGKAGAAFDPISFVQRPQVILRAVNWLFAVIVFGCISSEGWITDPETKKEVCILNKDSSACNYGVGVSVIAFLASMGFLAGEYFFEQMSSVKTRKHYVLGDLGFSAFWAFLYFVGFCYLSRQWSKADTPPMNYGVSNMNASIVFSFFAIFTWGASAYLAYLRFKQGADAAFTAGFQDNVGGQPYDTNTFDQNYQEPPFSQRQMAEPNIYQEPTY; this comes from the exons ATGGAAGGTGCGGGTGCTTATGGCGGTGGAAAAGCAGGAGCTGCATTTGATCCAATTTCATTTGTTCAAAGGCCTCAAGTTATTTTACGTGCTGTTAATTgg CTATTTGCCGTTATTGTATTCGGATGTATATCATCGGAGGGATGGATCACCGATCCAGAGACGAAAAAAGAAGTTTGTATACTGAATAAAGATTCCAGTGCCTGTAATTATGGTGTAGGAGTTAGTGTAATCGCATTTTTAGCTAGTATGGGTTTTCTAGCTGGTGAATATTTCTTTGAACAAATGTCCTCGGTGAAAACGCGAAAACATTATGTGCTTGGTGATTTAGGATTTTCTG cATTTTGGGCGTTCTTGTACTTCGTTggattttgttatttatcaCGACAATGGAGTAAAGCCGATACGCCACCAATGAATTATGGTGTTAGTAACATGAATGCATCAATTGTTTTCTCATTTTTTGCGATATTTACATGG GGTGCTAGTGCATATTTGGCATATTTAAGATTCAAACAAGGTGCAGATGCTGCATTTACTGCTGGTTTTCAAGATAACGTTGGTGGGCAACCTTATGATACAAATACCTTCGATCAAAATTATCAAGAACCACCATTTTCTCAGAGACAGATGGCAG